One region of Candidatus Poribacteria bacterium genomic DNA includes:
- a CDS encoding LamG domain-containing protein, with product MRKDVFFRVMLLAGMLIFTLPCWSDLQNGLVGYWPMDEGNGDKVKDVSGNGHDGTAKNTKWVDEKYGKALEFNGVDSIVDIPYSQEMTPKEGATIAAWVFPTDMTRSCIFGQFEGYGMALFTGLKLKSVIWGDDWVSDVTIPVEQWSHVAMTWDVKSGNRRMFLNGKLVDEKGGAKPIPNVQNHFGIGLWVGWPAAWGDDMFKGIIDEVRFWNRVLSEGEIGQATQPAAVEPSGKLPLIWGKVKSR from the coding sequence ATGCGAAAGGATGTCTTTTTCCGTGTGATGCTTTTAGCTGGGATGCTGATCTTTACCCTGCCCTGTTGGTCCGACTTACAGAACGGACTGGTAGGATACTGGCCTATGGACGAAGGTAACGGCGACAAGGTTAAGGATGTCTCCGGTAACGGTCATGACGGAACGGCTAAAAACACCAAGTGGGTGGATGAGAAGTATGGCAAGGCGTTGGAATTCAACGGCGTCGATTCCATAGTTGATATCCCTTACTCCCAGGAGATGACGCCGAAGGAGGGGGCGACGATAGCTGCCTGGGTCTTCCCGACCGATATGACTAGAAGCTGTATATTCGGTCAATTCGAGGGATATGGCATGGCCCTCTTCACGGGTTTGAAACTCAAATCGGTCATATGGGGTGATGACTGGGTGAGCGATGTGACAATACCGGTCGAACAGTGGTCGCACGTGGCGATGACCTGGGATGTGAAAAGCGGTAATAGGCGGATGTTTCTCAACGGTAAGCTCGTGGATGAGAAGGGTGGAGCGAAGCCGATACCCAACGTTCAAAACCATTTCGGCATAGGTCTCTGGGTCGGCTGGCCTGCTGCTTGGGGCGACGATATGTTTAAGGGTATTATCGACGAGGTACGTTTCTGGAATAGGGTATTGAGCGAGGGCGAGATCGGTCAGGCAACTCAGCCCGCCGCCGTTGAGCCTTCCGGCAAGCTTCCACTGATATGGGGTAAGGTTAAGTCAAGGTGA
- a CDS encoding glycosyltransferase family 39 protein, which translates to MRATWVIAIGFSGFILSLLLSWLYFDLSYFEPDTASYLFQAKLFARGKLCLPAPPEYGLSPSPHINILNGKWYSKYPFGNALMLTPGVFINAPWLIPAIMTGFVLWLLYLIVREAYGEGTALLASILGLISPATLGMGATWFSEPVSRFYLALFLLGLFRMVRSRRWIYAFLSGFGLGYAFNTRPVPAVAFGLCGAGFLIYHLIRSPKRAWLIKLIALSLIPLSFMIGLTMAWNLYFTGNPFKFTHNAAQPYDRMGFGRRSEGYDPDLEHAFIFTPKWAFERIWRHTIPCVSFNTLGWGYYRPDLFRSFWRGGERLLVLRVIPLAFPIILMLLPFIHRSRNRYDLFFISLFLMTLFIYSFFYFEGSTWGITPVNARYYAECTLLGIIPLIARGMIITYRGLRSLGSRSSKPVRMIGGVLILFLLCALTANTVYSYILFARPFRNWSDVYQKLPKLVKGKEIHNAVIFIPRSRSAPLGDYPFETLQKADIVYFKLGPSKVWRLTNSDWREIYRRYFKGRKAYIYEGGKLKRLLIRKRDGCQK; encoded by the coding sequence ATGCGAGCGACCTGGGTGATCGCCATCGGTTTTTCAGGGTTCATCCTTTCCCTGCTTTTAAGCTGGCTTTACTTTGATCTCTCCTATTTCGAACCTGATACCGCCTCATATCTGTTTCAGGCGAAGCTTTTCGCCAGGGGAAAACTCTGTCTGCCCGCCCCGCCCGAATATGGTCTCTCGCCATCCCCCCACATAAACATCCTCAACGGCAAGTGGTATTCGAAATATCCGTTCGGAAACGCCTTGATGTTAACCCCAGGGGTTTTCATAAATGCCCCTTGGCTGATCCCCGCCATAATGACCGGCTTTGTGCTGTGGTTGCTTTACCTGATAGTCAGGGAGGCATATGGAGAAGGGACGGCTCTGCTGGCATCCATTTTAGGACTTATATCCCCCGCAACGCTTGGCATGGGGGCGACCTGGTTCAGTGAACCCGTAAGCAGGTTCTACCTTGCGCTTTTCCTGCTCGGCCTCTTCAGGATGGTCAGGAGTAGAAGGTGGATCTATGCCTTTCTTTCGGGCTTCGGCCTCGGATATGCCTTTAACACCCGACCCGTTCCGGCGGTGGCGTTCGGGCTCTGTGGAGCCGGATTTCTGATCTACCATCTGATTCGATCGCCGAAGAGGGCGTGGCTGATAAAGCTAATCGCTCTTTCCCTGATTCCCTTATCGTTTATGATCGGGCTTACGATGGCATGGAACCTGTATTTCACCGGCAATCCCTTTAAATTCACCCATAACGCAGCTCAGCCTTATGATAGGATGGGATTCGGCAGAAGAAGCGAGGGGTATGATCCCGACCTGGAACATGCTTTCATCTTCACGCCCAAATGGGCCTTTGAGAGGATCTGGCGACATACGATACCATGTGTGAGTTTTAACACGCTGGGATGGGGATATTACCGTCCCGATCTGTTTCGCTCGTTTTGGAGGGGGGGTGAAAGGCTTCTGGTCTTGAGGGTCATCCCGCTTGCTTTTCCGATTATCCTGATGCTGCTACCGTTCATCCATCGATCGCGGAATAGATATGATCTGTTCTTCATCTCCCTTTTTCTGATGACGCTTTTCATCTACTCTTTCTTTTATTTTGAAGGATCGACATGGGGGATCACACCGGTCAATGCCAGGTATTATGCCGAGTGTACGCTCTTGGGGATAATCCCCCTCATCGCCAGGGGAATGATCATAACATATAGAGGACTGAGATCGCTCGGCAGCAGGTCGTCGAAGCCGGTCAGGATGATCGGAGGGGTGTTGATCCTTTTTCTTCTCTGCGCTTTGACTGCCAATACGGTCTACTCTTATATCCTCTTCGCTCGTCCTTTCAGAAATTGGAGCGACGTCTATCAGAAGCTTCCGAAACTGGTTAAGGGGAAAGAGATACATAACGCCGTTATTTTCATTCCGCGCTCTAGGAGCGCTCCTTTGGGGGATTATCCGTTCGAAACACTTCAAAAGGCTGACATAGTTTATTTTAAGCTGGGGCCATCCAAGGTATGGAGGTTGACCAACAGCGATTGGAGGGAGATCTACAGGCGGTATTTCAAAGGTCGGAAAGCCTACATCTATGAGGGCGGGAAGCTGAAACGTCTTCTCATACGCAAGCGAGATGGATGTCAGAAGTGA
- the groES gene encoding co-chaperone GroES, which translates to MKIEPLADRVVVEPVEKEEEKIGSIIIPDTAKESPIEGKVVAVGPGRTLESGKRLEMAVKPGDRVLYNKFAGTEVKIEGKELLIMRESDILAIIE; encoded by the coding sequence ATGAAGATAGAACCGCTTGCCGATCGAGTTGTAGTTGAGCCCGTCGAAAAGGAGGAGGAGAAGATAGGTTCTATTATCATCCCCGATACCGCAAAAGAAAGTCCGATCGAGGGGAAGGTCGTGGCGGTCGGCCCCGGCAGGACGTTGGAAAGCGGTAAACGGCTTGAGATGGCCGTTAAGCCCGGAGACAGGGTCCTCTACAACAAGTTCGCCGGGACGGAGGTTAAAATCGAGGGGAAAGAGCTCCTTATCATGCGTGAAAGCGATATTCTGGCGATAATCGAGTGA